In Capillimicrobium parvum, a genomic segment contains:
- a CDS encoding universal stress protein, producing MPRRILVGYDHTEEAAAGLRRAAGLARAERAELTVVHVAVPPPSWVGVGLLALPLVEDVVSSGDLLVRQAVAELPGDLAVRWHLVTGADASTGLCRHRCVRRALRRTLEQGGHDLIVLGTGTKPGRIARAFLRACPDLVMTAPYVPSVELGAAPGTRPAPMLPSISLK from the coding sequence ATGCCGCGACGCATACTCGTCGGCTACGACCACACCGAGGAAGCCGCTGCCGGGCTGCGCCGGGCAGCCGGGCTGGCCCGCGCCGAGCGGGCGGAGCTCACGGTCGTGCACGTGGCCGTGCCGCCACCGAGCTGGGTGGGCGTCGGGCTGCTCGCCCTCCCGCTCGTCGAGGACGTCGTATCGAGCGGTGACCTGCTTGTCCGTCAGGCCGTGGCGGAGCTGCCCGGCGACCTTGCGGTCCGCTGGCACCTCGTCACGGGCGCCGACGCGAGCACCGGGCTGTGCCGCCACCGCTGCGTGCGGCGAGCCCTCCGGCGCACGCTGGAGCAGGGCGGCCACGACCTGATCGTCCTGGGCACCGGGACCAAGCCCGGGCGGATCGCCCGGGCGTTCCTGCGGGCGTGCCCGGATCTGGTGATGACCGCGCCGTACGTGCCGTCCGTCGAGCTGGGCGCGGCGCCGGGCACGCGGCCGGCGCCCATGCTGCCGTCGATCTCGCTGAAGTAG
- a CDS encoding multidrug effflux MFS transporter: MTASAPPQATPGTGRRPTRRLLVLLGSLSTFGPLSMDLYLPGLTDLAGDLSVSASAAQLTITASLLGLAGGQFLGGSISDALGRRRPLLAGVALFAVTSLLCALAPNIWLLLAARTAQGMAGAVGIVIARAMVRDLVGGTEAARTYAMLILVTGLAPLLAPLVGGQLLHVTDWRGVFVVLAGLGIVLFAWALLRLPETLEPARRHTGGAHATGGAMAALLRDRAFVALALCIGLSFATLSVYLSGAVFLLEEIHGVSPQAFGLVLSVNGGLMIVTSQLSARLVRRVGPAPLLTSGLAVGAAGGAGLLVAVVAGIGLGLILPSLALVIASRGLINPNAQGLALADHPEAAGTASGMIGVVQFGLGAAVAPLAGVAGAENALPMALLITVMGAAALVLGLGVGSRSRTNVPGR; this comes from the coding sequence CTGACGGCCTCGGCGCCTCCACAGGCAACGCCCGGGACGGGGAGGCGGCCGACGCGCCGCCTCCTCGTGCTGCTCGGGTCGCTGTCGACGTTCGGTCCGCTGTCGATGGACCTGTACCTGCCGGGTCTGACGGACCTGGCCGGCGACCTCTCGGTCTCCGCGTCGGCCGCGCAGCTGACGATCACGGCCAGCCTGCTCGGCCTCGCGGGCGGCCAGTTCCTCGGCGGCTCGATCAGCGATGCGCTCGGGCGCCGCCGGCCGCTGCTGGCCGGCGTCGCGCTGTTCGCGGTCACCTCGCTGCTGTGCGCGCTGGCGCCGAACATCTGGCTGCTGCTGGCGGCCCGGACCGCCCAGGGCATGGCGGGCGCCGTGGGCATCGTCATCGCGCGGGCGATGGTGCGCGACCTGGTCGGGGGGACGGAGGCGGCCCGGACGTACGCGATGCTGATCCTCGTCACGGGCCTCGCGCCGCTGCTCGCGCCGCTGGTCGGCGGGCAGCTGCTGCACGTCACCGACTGGCGCGGCGTCTTCGTGGTGCTCGCCGGCCTCGGCATCGTCCTGTTCGCGTGGGCCCTCCTGCGCCTGCCGGAGACGCTCGAGCCGGCGCGGCGGCACACGGGCGGGGCGCACGCGACGGGCGGAGCGATGGCCGCCCTCCTGCGCGACCGCGCGTTCGTCGCGCTGGCGCTGTGCATCGGGTTGTCGTTCGCCACGCTGAGCGTCTACCTGTCGGGGGCGGTGTTCCTGCTCGAGGAGATCCACGGGGTCTCGCCGCAGGCGTTCGGCCTGGTCCTGTCGGTGAACGGGGGCCTGATGATCGTCACCAGCCAGCTGAGCGCGCGGCTCGTGCGGCGCGTCGGGCCGGCGCCGCTGCTCACGTCGGGCCTGGCGGTCGGTGCGGCCGGCGGCGCCGGGCTCCTCGTGGCGGTGGTGGCCGGCATCGGGCTCGGGCTGATCCTGCCGTCGCTCGCGCTCGTCATCGCCTCCCGCGGGCTCATCAACCCGAACGCGCAGGGTCTCGCGCTGGCCGACCATCCGGAGGCGGCGGGCACCGCGTCGGGGATGATCGGCGTCGTCCAGTTCGGCCTGGGGGCGGCGGTCGCGCCGCTGGCCGGCGTGGCGGGAGCCGAGAACGCCCTGCCGATGGCGCTGCTCATCACCGTGATGGGCGCGGCGGCGCTCGTGCTCGGCCTGGGCGTCGGCTCCCGGTCCCGGACGAACGTCCCGGGGCGGTGA
- the metK gene encoding methionine adenosyltransferase, whose product MSEYLFTSESVTEGHPDKVSDQISDGVLDAVMRDDPAGRVACETLVNTGLVVVSGEISTSTYVDVQEIARETIRKIGYVDADLGFSADSCAVINAIDKQSPDIAQGVDAALETRSQGDAGALDVAGAGDQGMMFGYATNETPELMPLPIAMAHQLAKRLADVRKDGTLPYLRPDGKTQVSVRYVDGRPVAIEKLLISTQHKEGSEDVIPDDLWEHVVLPVLPAELYDAAQLRRDFLVNPTGRFVIGGPVGDCGLTGRKIIVDTYGGMARHGGGAFSGKDPSKVDRSAAYAARHVAKNVVAAGLADRAEVQVAYAIGVAHPVSVMVETFGTEKVGRAQIAQLVDEHFDLRPGAFRESLDLHRPIYQKTAAYGHFGRDDADFTWERTDKAQALADAAGIASPTAA is encoded by the coding sequence ATGAGCGAGTACCTGTTCACCTCCGAGTCGGTGACGGAGGGCCACCCCGACAAGGTCTCCGACCAGATCTCCGACGGCGTCCTCGACGCCGTCATGCGCGACGACCCCGCCGGGCGCGTGGCGTGCGAGACGCTGGTCAACACGGGCCTGGTGGTCGTCTCGGGCGAGATCTCGACGTCCACGTACGTCGACGTCCAGGAGATCGCGCGCGAGACGATCCGCAAGATCGGCTACGTCGACGCCGACCTCGGCTTCAGCGCCGACTCCTGCGCGGTGATCAACGCGATCGACAAGCAGTCGCCCGACATCGCGCAGGGCGTGGACGCGGCGCTCGAGACCCGGTCGCAGGGCGACGCGGGCGCCCTCGACGTCGCGGGCGCGGGCGACCAGGGGATGATGTTCGGCTACGCGACGAACGAGACCCCGGAGCTCATGCCGCTCCCGATCGCGATGGCCCACCAGCTGGCCAAGCGGCTTGCGGACGTGCGCAAGGACGGCACGCTGCCCTACCTGCGCCCCGACGGCAAGACGCAGGTGTCGGTGCGCTACGTGGACGGCCGCCCGGTCGCGATCGAGAAGCTGCTGATCTCCACGCAGCACAAGGAGGGCTCGGAGGACGTCATCCCCGACGACCTCTGGGAGCACGTCGTGCTGCCGGTGCTGCCGGCCGAGCTGTACGACGCCGCGCAGCTGCGGCGCGACTTCCTCGTCAACCCGACGGGGCGCTTCGTCATCGGCGGTCCGGTGGGCGACTGCGGCCTGACCGGGCGCAAGATCATCGTCGACACCTACGGCGGCATGGCCCGCCACGGCGGCGGCGCGTTCAGCGGCAAGGACCCGTCGAAGGTCGACCGGTCGGCGGCCTACGCGGCGCGCCACGTCGCGAAGAACGTCGTGGCGGCCGGCCTGGCCGACCGCGCGGAGGTGCAGGTCGCGTACGCGATCGGCGTCGCGCATCCGGTCTCGGTCATGGTCGAGACGTTCGGGACCGAGAAGGTCGGCCGCGCGCAGATCGCGCAGCTCGTCGATGAGCACTTCGACCTGCGCCCCGGCGCGTTCCGCGAGTCGCTCGACCTGCACCGGCCGATCTATCAGAAGACCGCCGCGTACGGCCACTTCGGCCGTGACGACGCGGACTTCACGTGGGAGCGCACCGACAAGGCGCAGGCGCTCGCCGACGCGGCGGGCATCGCGTCGCCGACCGCGGCCTGA